TCCTCCCTACTTTTACCCTCAGGAAGGATCTATTTGGGAAAGTAAGCCAGTTCATAATATCAAATCCACTTTCTAATTCACCTTTCTCATCCAAAGACACCTggtccccagcactgttgttaaaaGAGATTCTCCTCAAGAAAGGATGGAGCTATAATTGAAAGAGgtaaaaacagcttttaaaaattatagaatgggaaacaatatttttgtgtgtgtgtttcttcatcCAACTTTCTTTATTTTCCATCGAATATAAACTACAGTAgtaactcgggttacaaacgcttcaggttacaaacactttgggttataaattctgctaacctggaagtagtacctccgGTTGAGAACTTTGCGCCAGGATGAGAAAGGAAATCACACACCGGcagtgtggcagcagcgggaggccccattatcgaaagtgcacctcaggttaaaaacggtttcgggttaagaacagacctccagaacgaattaagttcctaacctgaggtaccactgtactgatatcATCAAGAATGAATGAAGCTAAAATTGAAGAGGTAAAACCAGGTTAAAAAACATTTAGGGCAGGGATAACAATACAACTATTTTTACTCCATCCctccatttgttttatttattaccgtattggcctgaatataagccactcctttaaaattcaaagggaaaaaaagaaggaaaagacaatacccgaatataagccatttCCTTAAagttccacaggcactcacacccgttctgtTTTTTACCCCATGTCTGCttcagcagcgatattgtaatagccaatttttgtaaggtagcaaatttaagccgcactttaacttttcatggtaaGAATTTGGAAAAAGAAGTGAGGCTTATATACAGGCCAATACGGGATTTTGAGCATGATGAATACTCATATCCCACCTTTATATCTTTCAAGAGGCATAAGACAACTTAACCATATAAGCACATTTATGAAAATTGATAGTACATTCCAATGTGAAGATTCAGTTCAGACCCTGACTCAGTGCTTTGCAATATAGCCTGGTTCAGCTTGAACTGATATGGAAGGTTCCCGATTTTACTCAGGAGAGAAGAGATGTCAGCTTCATTTTCCCTTCTTCCATATACTACTGGTGAATCAAAGAAACAGCTATAACTTCTTTCTTCTCTACAAAAATAGAAGAAGTTTTTTTATAGGAAGGGTAGTCCTTCCAGAGTTGCCAGAGCCACTACAAGCAAATAAGACCTAGGGTTTTCATGCTAGAAAACTCTAAAATGTTATTATTTGACCTAAAAGTAACTGACATGTATtttgacatgtattttaatatgtaactTTATTTTCCAATGAATAATTCAACTGCTCAttttatttagatttagattttttttaaagccaacttTTTTAAAcctctattttatattttatgcaaatggtctgttaaaatattttttattcaaattttttaaagagaaaagaaaattgcaTACTTTACATagcataataaacaaataataatctgaaaagagcgaagaaaaaaacaaaacaatacaaaaaccctacaataaaaaaagaagaaaaaggattaCATTTAAAATTCACTCCCAATCATTTATGTATCGCTTCCATTTATATGGCCTCTTTAACTTGCTATTCTCTTTAAACAATTATATCTAAATTCATTCAATAACCTATATATACTTATCTCGCCTCTTGTATAACTCAGTCTAGACATATCactaaatttgtttttatattctcTTTTCCCAAAAATTCTTCTACAAATTTCCACTCAgcctttattttttgcttcaggATATTTCTAATTGTTGTCGTTAACTttgccaaattcataaattctacCAATTTAACTTGCCATTCCTGGATTGTCGGGAGATTCTCCCCTTTCCACTTCTGTGCTACCAATATCCTAGCTGCCGCAGATgcataaagaaaaatattttctctgCCTTTCGGTATATTTTCGAGGGTCATACTTAgaagaaaggcctctggttttttctcaaatgtaatCTTCagcattttttccatttttcataAATTTCATTCCAAAACTCAGCTAGTTTGATGCACTTCCACCAACAATGATAAAAAATCCCCACTTTTTcttggcatttccaacacttatccGTGTTGgctttatatatttttgcaattTTTCCTGGCGTCAGATGCCATCTATAcaccatttttaatatattttcttttattcctaTACATGCTGCAAACCTTGTATTTACTCTCCATAACTTCTCCCATTGCGTAATGAGTATTGGCCTGCAAATGGTTTAGGGAttcctttttacaatcaagcagtgatCAAattctattcattaaaaaaaaatcagctcccGAGATGCAAATAATGGATTGCCAGCATCAAGTTGTATGTCTCCATCAGATCCAACTGGCAGCATCTATACAGAaggacatatttatttttttgtgaaaAAAGAAGGTTCACTGAGGCTTTGGAACCAGGAAACATTTCACTTTGTGCAGTGTTCTTAACTGcttgggatacagtggtacctctgattaagaacttaattcgttccggaggtccattcttaacctgaaactgttcttaacctgaagcaccactttagctaatggggcctcctgttgccccgcgccaccggagcacgatttccattctcatcctgaagcaaagttcttaacttgaggtactatttctgggttagcggagtttgtaacctgaagcgtttgtaagctgaggtgtttgtaacccgaagtaccactgtaaagtggAATGCATGAATTCACTATAAAGATATACTGACAAAGAGAACTGTGAAGTTAAAGCTGGATCTACAGAGTTGTGGTGTCACACAATGCTCAAACTTCATAATGATGCACATCTTATTTTCATGCCTCTCAAGATGAGATGCTTTGATTAATGAGTTATTACCTGCCATGGTTGTGAGTTTCGAAGTTCTGCCACTGCTTTGTGCTTCAGATTCAATGCATACATTGCATGTAAAGCATGAGCTAAGACATAGACAGCATTGTATATACTGTAGCTTTGGggagtcatgctcatttcaaaaactgCTCCAGGAAGACTCTCCAGTTTTTCCCGCCCTGTGCAACCATCACTATTCTCCTCAGACGCATGGGAATCTGAAAGTAAGCACACAAAAGCTTGCTGCCAGAACTCCCTGATAAAACTGTCTCCATCTGGTGAATAAGGATTCAAAGACTGAAGGAATTTTGGAAATTTGTCTATTGGACTGCTGTGGACAGCAAAGGACAAGGCTCCCTGAAAGACTTCTATACTCCAGCTCCTGTGAAACTGTAGTGCTGGGAAGTCCCAGTCAGCTGTCAAGATCCACACTCTTCCTAGAGATGCCCCTGCCATATTTACTGTTCGTATGTGATACAGCAAAGATATCATATGAAGTACAGGTGCAGTTGCTGCGTATACAATAACTGCTTTTGCTCGGGGGTGGTTAACAAGGTGGGCCATGTTCCCTGTACTTTGGTCATCATCAAGTAATTTGGAAAAGTCTGTCTGGGATGGCATTGTTTCTGTGAAAGCCAAACAGAAGCCATTCTGGGAAAGCTTTGGTACCAAGGTCTCCACAAAATTCTCTCCTTCATCGTTGCCTGATGTGATGATCCCAACCCACGTCCACTGGAAATGCAGAAGTAATTGAACGATTCCATGGTACTGATTCTCCTCATTGGGAGCCACGCGGTACATGAAAGGGAACTGGGTTTTAATATTCTGAGGTCCAAATAAGTAGTAGGAGAGCTatttaaaaaagatgaaaaagtatTGCTGAAACCAGATCAGAGGTTAATTGTGTGTTCAGAGAGGACACAGTtgagaaatatttattttgtcctctctgcctccatttctctcctTGCTTCTAACCTACATTTCCCACCTAGATTTATTTGAACATATCTTCAATTGAGGCCATTCTGAATCCTATACCATGGATCCTGGATTCATCTTACTCTAGTTTTCCCCTGAACTGCTTTGAGGTAGGTAGGTAAGTAGGTAGGTTTGTTTGCTTGCCTGCTTTGCCATTCAACTGGTGtatcaattttatgaaataaataaataaaataaaaaataagccatgCAGAGAAGAAAAAGTTAAAAGTTACCATGAAACCTTACACTACCTTAAAATGCCTGATGGAATAAACAAAAGTATTTGTCATGGGCCTGAAATTCAGCAAGCTAGAATTGGTAGTTGCAATTCCCCTCTGTTCAATCTTTACATTAAATAGTTATATACATAGGAACTTAATAAATATGTAGCAATTTTTAGAAGGATGTAACTCACATTTTGGTCATATATATGGATTATTGGTAGAATTATTGTTCCATAAATTATTGTTATCTTCATAAATCTTCAACTCTGGCTTATACTTAGGCGTGATATTCAACTACAGTTTACTCAGACTAGACACACTTAAATTAATTCTCCTAGCTTAGTCATGTTAGCTACTTTCAATGGAGCTACTCTGAATGAAATTTAACTGAATGTAACCCTAAATTATTCTTATATTTAAGTTACTGCTAAGTTTGCATATGTATATATCTATCTGCTTTGCTTTAAATAAATctttctaatttattttattttttgtttaatttggGTCCCTTTCAGTTTACAACAAGAGCACTGGAGAAAGTTCAAGGGAGCTAAATGTCAATAACCTATTTTCTGTTTGTGCTTTACAGTTAGCATTAGGCAGAATGTGCCACAATAACTACActactttcattttgttttgcaaaacccTGCATGCCTCACATACGTACCTGAGGAATCTTGTAGATGCTTAAGATGGTAGCCATGTAAAGGGAGGTTTCAGAGCCAAGACCCCCAATGACACCTACTATATTATTTGGTGTATCACACCTGTAGTTGGGGACCATCCTTTTCACTTTAAAGAGAAGTTTCAGGGTAGACTGATAAGTCATCTTTTCACTGAAGTAGCTGTCATAGATATGGAATCCCAATGTAACATTTGGTAAAATCCAGAGATTCTCATTAATCTCCTTCGCTGCAAACACCAAGGCCAGGACATGCTGGTAGTATTTTGTCACTGCACTGTAATGAAAGCATAGACCACAATCCCATTCACATCAATCTCCTAGAACTCATGCATTGCTTTCCATGTCCACATTGGTCTTGCACAGCCATTTGATTTTTGGTGTGTGCATCATCATAGCTACACTGTACAACATACACCTTTACAACATACACATCTTCAATGGAAATTGTAAACAAAAATAGGTGGGttttaaacttatttttataATATTGTTATTCATTGATTCACTAACTAAAGGTAGGGCATGTTTGAACTATGGAACAGGAAGAGACAGAGTTTGCCACCATTTAGATATATTATAAACTGTTCATGTTTCTGGAGCTCTATTCACAATAAATATGATAGAGTTTGTCATATTTTGTGAAGGCAGAATTGTGTCAAAGGAACCATCACTTCTTCagtttgttcatttttaatattGAGAATGTACATAAGATAGTGAAAGGAATCATGAAAGGAAGACTTGTGGAAAATAACAGTAGTAGTAAGAATTAACAATAATTTTGTATAGTTCCTATACAAGTACTAAAATATATCTGGAGCAAAATACAGACAGGAGAGGAATGTATGACATGAGATGGAGAGGTCAGACAGATGTTGTGAAAGCCATAGAAAAATGTAgaagtccaatacaatacaagcagcacgcaagggcacaagattcaatcaagtttcaatcaagtattattagtacaaaaagaaaacaataagagaaccatatacaaacgctgacacagaagccaaaaccaaacatcaagcagatagcatatacaaataaataccaaaaggcaaaccagtctttatggtctttgaggctatgtagcggccagcaaagtggcagcaggtcgaacgaagtgtcaatgatagacaggctgccggcgtttttcgccTGTTCCGCCCATATGACGGgattcttcagtagtttctccttctgcttgattgaatcttgtgcccttgtgtgctgcttgtattgtactggacttttgaagaaattggcagcattagcccattatttcagtttttgttaTAGAAAAATGTAGAGCAGCAGAGAAACTGGTGGACTTTAGATCTGAAAAAGGATTGTTCATACTCAGAAATCACACACTTGAAGTCAAtggacatattttttaaaaaaatccatttattCCAATGGGTCTAACTGAGTATGGCCCAATGTGGATATCCCCTGTCTTTCTATTATCTAACTATGAGATAATTATAACTtgcccataatttttttttttatgggaaaCACAAAATTCCTTACAGGACATCTTCAATAAACATCAAATTGGGGTGTTGCTTGAAGGATATGGTGTCAAAAAAGGAGAAGAACTGAGAAGAAATACTGGCAATGATGAGGTCACCTTGCTGATAATACTCATGTGGGACCTGGAGAGGATCTCTCATGTTGCAAGTAAAGGGAAGGGCCTTGCAGTCAGTTAGGGGAAGAAACACCAACCACACAATCAATAGGCACAGCAACAAAATCAGCATTGCAGACATAAAGGTGAATCCTTCTTATGTTACAAAATCTACTGCTTCGGTCTAATTTTACTGCATACAGTATCTGCCCATTAAGAGCAAGCTATCACAGTTTCTCTAGATTCTGCCAGTCAATGGTGGTACTTTACAGACTATAAAATTCTGAGTGGCACTGCTTCTCCAGTCTGTCACCCTGCAGTCTGTAAAACACAGGCCCATTTTATACCTGTTTTCTTTATGATTGCTCTTTTTTAGAGTGGTCACTGGAAATACATGCCATATGTGGCAAGGAAGAGGATCACCATAATTTTAAATAATTACAGGGTTCATAGAGAAGAGAACAGCTGAAGAAAACAAGTTTATTATATGTAATTTCatatctttttcctttttgagTCAGCTGCAGCACTTGGGCTTAGTGTGACATTGAGAaagaaaatgtacagtggtacttggacttacgaacgacttgacaaccgaatttttcgacttacgaatggggctaatggctaatggctgcacgcttatgaatgtcttgacatctgaaaggaaaccgcggcggttttagatagggatttttcgacttacgaatttttagatagggttgcttcgacttacgaatttttccgtttccaatgcattcctatgggaaattgtgtttccaatggcttacaattttttacttacaaatttttcgacctacaaaggtgccttcagaacggattaaattcgtaagtcgaggagcCACTGTATACTGAAGCATTCAGTCTGGGGATGAATCCCTAAAGCATGGGTGGGAAACTTAGAACTccgcagatgttgttggactctcattCCTATTATCCccaaccagtatggccaatggtaaaGTATGATGGGCATTTCCATCCAGTAATATttggtgggccacaggttccccatccctgccatcgAGAAGATGGGCCTGCTGGTCAACTTCTGTTGAGGTTGCCTagaatttttgctgctgcattcatTGCTTGTTAAATTTGTAGTCAATGAGACTCCTAGAAACTTGCACATATACatctgtcaagccaggtgtccccaatCCTATATCTGTGGATCTGACTGTTCCTGCctaaatgcactgaatttttcatTTCTCCCTACTGAATTTCATTTTGTCAATtatggcccagttctccaatctgttaaggttgcCTTGAAACCTAATTGTATCTTCAGGGGTTCTAGCTACCCATCCCAGTTTGGTATCATCTACAAATTTCATGAGCagcccctcaattccttcatccaaggataCTTCATCCAGGTTTAGTATTTAACTATCTAAAGTAAACTGGGTGCATATAAAATAATCCAgctgcattctgaattaattgtgGCCTCTCATCAAGCAGGCAGCTTCAATCCtattatttagttagttagttaccgTAGTTagttaaaaattacaaataaagaacCAATCACACATTTGCCAATGGAAGTGACAACCACACAATATCATCTTTACAGTAAGCAGACTAATGCAAAAGCCAACACAAATATATTTGGTGACAGGGTATTATATAATTCAATAGTTAGCTACTTGTgttgtagtggctagagtgtttgAATGGGTTGTGCAAGATCAGAACTTTAGTCCCCACTCACCCCCTCATCACCATTCCAGTGTCACCTTGATCCTATCACAGTGTcgctgcctaacctacctcacagggatgttgtgaaaataaaatgaagaggggaatacacacacacacacacacacacacacacacacacacacacacacacacactgtataatatgccaccttcagcttcttggagaaaagatgggatataaatatgataataatagatttaagaatgaatgaataacataATAAAATTCTACATTATTACCTCCCAATAAATTATACTCTGTTACATACTGTTCTCACATCTGACAAGAGAGCAGATCCATTTTGGAAGCAGTTCTATACTGTCAGCCTTTAAGGCAAAAATCTTCCTTTGGGGCATTTTGTAGACACTGAAACAAAGAACGTGCATGATGCGAAACAGATTTTTCTGCACGAAATCAATGTCCAAACACTTATGCTTCTTGACAAATAAAGACATATGACTTAGGCTACCTTACTTCCACCAAGCAgatcatattttaaagaaaagtgcACTGGACAACCACATCCAAGTTTCTAACTCCTACTTATTTCTCCTTGTTAAGTGCTCCTtcttgttcagctcaggcctcagtaAAATTATATAGCATTTAGGAGCAAAGATACAGCCCAATAAACCAGAACTAGAggacaagatggagaagatctccacagccaccatgtatttcccctttgtgCTCAGGTAAGTTGGCAAAAAAGAGAcccacacactgcaaaacaccaacatgctgaaagtgatgaacttggcttcattgaaagtgCTGGGCAATTCCCTAGCAAGAAAAGCCACAGCAAAGCTGACAAGAGCCAGAAATCCCAGGTACCcaagaacagaataaaacatagggacagacccttcattacattcaACCACAATTTCTTTATCCAAAGTGTCCATGTCCAAATGTGGGAACGGAGGAGCAGTAAGGAGCCACACAGTACAAAGTGCTCCTTGAAtgagggagcaggagaaaacaatagaAGCTgccagtcttttccccacccagttCCTCATCCTGGATGCTGGCCTtgtagccatgaatgccaaaatcactgtgatggtttttgccaacacgGAAGAAACAGCCACAGTGAAGACGATGCCAAAAGCTGTTTGCCTTAGGAGGCAGGTCACTTTCTGAGGTCTTCCAAAGAACAGCAAAGAGCAGAGGAAGCAAAGCAAGAGGGTGATGAGCAAAGTAAACGTGAGACCAcgattgttggctttgacaatgggagtttTCTGGTATTTAATGAATATTTGTAGCACCAAAGCTGTGGTCACAGAAAATGCGAATGCCATAAAAGCTAAAGTGATACTCAACATTTCATCATAAAACAGAAAGTTTAAACGCTTTGGTAGACATCCATCTTGGTCTCCATTTGGATACTGATCTTCTGGGCATTTTATACAATTGTCTATTTCAGGGAAAGGATAAAAAAGATATAACAACACCTCATTCAAGGAAACAGGTACAAAATGGCCTCTCTGGACACTCAGTAATCTTGGCAAAGCAACACTCAGATTCACATAGCTCATTACAATGTGAGTTTATAGGCCTCTAAGATTCCTTTCCTTAAAGTTCAAAAAATAAATTCCTACATTATGGATTTTCTAGTCTAGACATAAGTGCTACAAGAGATGAGAATATGAAAAGAATGCTCCAATATAGTAGTTTCCAGTCTTTATGAATAGGAAGACACCTGTTTAagcatatttatttttcatggaCCCCTGTTTGCCTCACAACCACAGCTGATTTTATAACAGCATGTGAgcatttggcttgatccagcatcAGAATCttttcttcttgaaatgaaatGGGGTTTCATTTTGTATCAACAGATGTAGGAGATGTTACCACTGAGCGCTACcaattcacacccacccacaggtAAAACTTCCAAGCTTTGAAAATTTCACCCATGGAAATTGTCCATATCCTGCCAGGTTCTTGTTTGTCAAGCAACCATCAAATGCAGAGGTTCTCTGCTGGAGGGGGAAGCTGTCAATGTTTGCTGAGGTTTCCCCTGCCTGGGaaccctccacctcctccccagATTCAGTGGGCATGGTCAGTGGAAGCTCTGGGGTGGCTCACAAGTTGGCTTCTCAGTTACCGCAATACAGAGTGAGAAGTGAAAATGCTGATCACAGTTTTGTATCAGTAGAGAGTGGAAGAGAGTGACACTGGACATAGCTGAGTAGGAAGGGAACTGACACTCTAGCAGGCCTGTCCCCAGGCTTGTTGCTTAGAAAGGCACTTGTTGACTGTTTGCCTGGGTAGCCTTCTCAGTGAGCCTTCAGGAGGAGCACTCTTGTGCTTCTGCTGCCACTGGGaaccctccacctcctccccagAATCAGTGGGCATGGTCAGTGGAAGCTCTGGGGTTGGCTCACAAGTTGGCTTCTCAGCTACCGCAATACAGAATGAGCAGCTGTGGGTACATTTAGTGACTCAGTACTGGAGGAGGCCTCCTGCCTACTCTAAGGAGTTATGGGATGTGAATTCAAGTTGAAGCACAGTTAGTCCACCCCAGCCCAGGCAGAAAGCCAGAAGAGGCTGCCTGGCTCTTTGGCAAATGGGCCATGTGAAAGCCACCGTAAATAGTTCTGGATATGTGAACAGACACTGGACACTAGATTCAGGCAAGGGGTCCACTGCTCACAGCATGGGAACCACTGCTACAATATGGTAGACACCTACCTTTTTTATTAGAAATCCTCCCTTCTGGACATGGGTCACAATCGTAGCAACAGAAtggctccccttccttctttttgctAACATAGCCTGGGCGGCACTTGTCATTACACACTGAAGAGGGGGCCTTCTGTCCATAAACAGAAAGGAGGAAAACATACTTAGTACAAGCTTATCTCAATGAATGATTCACATAGAAAACAATTCCATCAGATTTTGTATGCAGTACATGTTGATCCTTTCTGGGAGTTATAAGAATTACTCCAAAAATTGACTTTTGTTAGAAATGCTTTTTGGCTTAGTTCTGTACAACTACATTTGAAAGCCAGATTGATTTCGGGGACAGTAAATCTGTATGATGGGTGGCAATTTGTTTTGATACCTTATACAGTTCTGTTAGTGAACCGCTTCATTTTCTGGTATTACAGTGCATTTTTGGTAGAGCAGCAGGAGTGATTTGTGATAGCAGTTTGGTGACTGGGTGGAGTGACTGGGTGGATGGCGTGTTTATGGATGTACAAGATGAATGAACCTGGAAGTTGACTTTGAACTCAGTAAAAGACATAGCCTATCAATTCATTTATGGTCTCTAGTTCACATAAGTTTCGCAATACCTGCTTTCTTTGATGCATCTCTGGATCTCTTTGTGGAACAATAATGGAATGCATACTGCTAGTGAAATACACAGTAGTTTTGTCTCACTGAATTTATTCTTTCATTTCATGAAAAAGAAACATTCAGCAAATTGAGGGTTTTAGAAAAACAAgggggttgttttcttttttgcttacaCTATATTTGCTTATGCTCAGatattcattattttttaaaatggatgtaTGAAAGTGCAATGAGATGTGTGATAACTGGATGAGTAGTGAATATTGTACTCAACATTAATATTTTGTACTTAGAACTAAAATTCAGACTCTACCTGGTTAAACATGCTATGCCATGTGATCATCTCATCATGGACGGTCAGCCCTCTGCCTGCCCATGGATCCAGCCTTCCTACTTTCACTCTTGAGAAAGATCTATTTGGGAAAGTTACCCAGTTTATAATATCAAATCCACTTTCTAATTCACCTTTCTCATCCAATGACACTTggtccccagcactgttgttgaaagAGATTCTCCTCAAGAATGGATGGAGCTGCAATCAAAGAGgtaaaagcagcttttaaaagttatagaatggggaaaaatataaatatttttgttctGCATCCAACTTTCTTTATTATCCATAGAACATAGAATATTGATAACCTGTCTCATCAGGACCTACAAGGCAACTGAACTGTAAAATAATGATGATTTAAGACATAATTAAACAGTAAAAACcataaaaaagaaatcaatacaGAACAGAAGTAGCAATAAAACAAGAGACTTATCAATGACTATAACTAATTTGCAGTTTTCTTAAATGACATGTAAAAGTTGTGCTCTAAAAGTCATCAGCAGCAGGGCCACATCAAAAAGGACTTCACCAAGATAATTTAGAAGTTCCTACTTTATTTATCCTCTCGTTGCATTTCAGATTGGGAGAGGATATGGAGCTAGTAGTTCCAATGATGATCTGAATTAATAGGTAGTAGGTGGTCATTGAGATAATCTTGGTCCAAACAATACAGGCTGCTAAATGAACTGGGTCCTAAAAAACATCTGGTTACCAAGACCATGGTCTAAGGGCCCATGATGTAGCCACACTGCTGAAGTTAATCAGGCTTGGGTTTAGTTGGGGTGTAATGAAAGTTTACATTTATTCCATGAGGGAAGAAAGGCAAGATAAAAATGgactgtataaataaaataaaataaatttgagcACTCAGTATATGTGTGTGACTCTAATCACTCATTTCTTCCATATTAAAATCTGTTGTCAATTTGAGacactgcatttttaaagcacatgTGCTATTCTAGCATTGAGGATGAAGAcgtgttccttccttcctcccttcctcccttctcttcttcttcttcttcttcttcagctacCAGCAGAAAGGAGATTTCTCACTTCTCTAATATTTCAGAACAAATGTTTATTTGCTCATTTTCAAATAACTAAACAGTCTCTCTTGCCCATTTTCACTCACCTGGATCTGGTACAGACATAATGCTTGATGTTGGCAATCCATAAATTCCAGAGGCAAGTGTTTAATtgtgctttccctccctcctgctcctgCATTATTCATAGAACACAAaagtctccttcccttcccttcattgCCTTTAGTCAGGACTTACTATCCCAACTGCCTCAGAAGAAGGGGAATGTATCCTGTGCTATATGTATTTCATGAAAAAAGAACC
The window above is part of the Zootoca vivipara chromosome 13, rZooViv1.1, whole genome shotgun sequence genome. Proteins encoded here:
- the LOC132592944 gene encoding vomeronasal type-2 receptor 26-like, with product MRDILESALKYSNGKTFSLASVKACLYFGIASLCSVVTKNYQHVLSLVFALKEINENPRILPNVSLGFHIYDSYFNAKMTYQTTLNLLFSLKEIVPNYKCDTQKNLIAAIGGLDSEVTQYMATFLNAYKIPQVSYYLFGSSLDTKIQYPFIYRVVPNEENQYTGIVQLLLHFQWTWAGIVTLADDKGEDFVQTLMPKLSRNGICLAFIDRMPPLTDVSELLDGYQEAWEKTSLVKDRKAKAVIVYAETLSMLHPFLRRISFNNSAGDQVSLDEKGELESGFDIINWKAPSSVCNDKCRPGYVSKKKEGEPFCCYDCDPCPEGRISNKTEIDNCIKCPEDQYPNGDQDGCLPKRLNFLFYDEMLSITLAFMAFAFSVTTALVLQIFIKYQKTPIVKANNRGLTFTLLITLLLCFLCSLLFFGRPQKVTCLLRQTAFGIVFTVAVSSVLAKTITVILAFMATRPASRMRNWVGKRLAASIVFSCSLIQGALCTVWLLTAPPFPHLDMDTLDKEIVVECNEGSVPMFYSVLGYLGFLALVSFAVAFLARELPSTFNEAKFITFSMLVFCSVWVSFLPTYLSTKGKYMVAVEIFSILSSSSGLLGCIFAPKCYIILLRPELNKKEHLTRRNK